The following proteins are encoded in a genomic region of Pseudomonas saponiphila:
- a CDS encoding alpha/beta hydrolase, translating into MSVNFDPDHLRASLQPLVAGQPLSAEAQAYQRFYGLDFAGRALVSLSRLGRIQVDDYQVVCQVWWPEQPRATLFLFHGFYDHMGLYRHVIEWALQRRFVVISCDLPGHGLSSGERASIDDFAVYQRVLQGLFGEARALELPQPWHLFGQSTGGAIIMDHLLNQGAESPAQGRVVLLSPLVRPRAWGWSMLSYYVLRPFVTGIARRFSENSNDPEFLAFLQADPLQPQRLPTAWVGALSRWIKRLEAAPRCSRQPLIVQGDADMTVDWQHNLRVVRDKFATPEVLMLPQARHHLANEIALYRDQYFAFLNRYF; encoded by the coding sequence ATGTCCGTGAACTTCGACCCCGACCATCTGCGTGCCAGCCTGCAACCCCTGGTGGCGGGGCAGCCCTTGTCGGCCGAGGCTCAGGCTTATCAACGCTTCTACGGGCTGGACTTTGCCGGACGGGCGCTGGTGTCCCTGAGTCGCCTGGGCCGTATCCAGGTGGACGACTACCAGGTGGTCTGCCAGGTCTGGTGGCCGGAGCAGCCGCGGGCGACGCTGTTTCTGTTCCACGGCTTCTACGATCACATGGGTTTGTACCGGCATGTGATCGAGTGGGCGCTGCAGCGCCGCTTCGTGGTGATCTCCTGCGATCTGCCAGGGCACGGCCTGTCCAGCGGCGAGCGCGCCAGCATCGATGACTTCGCGGTGTATCAGCGGGTGCTGCAGGGCCTGTTCGGCGAGGCCCGGGCCCTGGAACTGCCCCAGCCCTGGCACCTGTTCGGGCAAAGCACCGGCGGCGCCATCATCATGGATCACCTGCTCAACCAGGGCGCCGAGAGCCCGGCCCAGGGGCGGGTGGTGCTGCTCTCGCCATTGGTGCGGCCGCGGGCCTGGGGCTGGTCGATGCTCAGCTACTACGTGCTGCGGCCCTTCGTCACCGGCATTGCCCGACGCTTTAGCGAGAACTCCAATGATCCTGAGTTTCTCGCCTTTCTCCAGGCCGATCCCTTGCAACCGCAGCGGTTACCCACCGCCTGGGTGGGGGCGCTGTCGCGCTGGATCAAGCGCCTGGAAGCGGCGCCACGCTGTTCCAGGCAGCCGTTGATCGTCCAGGGCGATGCGGACATGACCGTGGACTGGCAGCACAACCTGCGGGTGGTTCGCGACAAGTTCGCCACGCCCGAGGTTCTGATGCTGCCGCAGGCCCGGCACCACCTGGCCAATGAAATTGCGCTGTACCGCGACCAGTATTTCGCCTTTCTCAACCGGTATTTCTGA
- a CDS encoding DUF6436 domain-containing protein has translation MRHSYRTPLLASLLVLICAVVLWSAYDWFQGRYLRAFSEHTAVFSGDPLQLPAELAGSGAIRLVHFWDPACPCNVGNQQHLAELIATYGPQGVEFYSVQKPGSHGQLPATLSALKALDHLPGAEQIPASPAVAIWDRNGKLAYFGPYSEGLTCNSSNSFIEPILQALASDRQINATHTLAVGCYCPWPTNTH, from the coding sequence ATGCGCCACTCTTACCGCACGCCCCTGCTTGCCAGCCTGCTCGTCCTGATATGCGCCGTTGTGCTGTGGAGCGCCTACGACTGGTTCCAGGGCCGCTATCTGCGGGCGTTCAGTGAACACACCGCGGTATTTTCCGGCGACCCGCTGCAACTGCCCGCCGAACTGGCCGGCTCCGGGGCCATTCGCCTGGTGCATTTCTGGGACCCGGCCTGCCCCTGCAACGTCGGCAACCAGCAGCACCTGGCCGAACTGATTGCCACCTATGGCCCGCAAGGCGTGGAGTTCTACTCGGTGCAGAAACCCGGCAGTCACGGCCAGTTGCCCGCGACCCTGAGCGCCCTGAAAGCCCTCGACCACCTGCCCGGCGCCGAACAGATCCCCGCCAGTCCGGCGGTGGCGATCTGGGATCGCAACGGCAAGCTGGCCTACTTCGGGCCCTACAGCGAGGGCCTGACCTGCAACTCCAGCAACAGCTTCATCGAGCCCATCCTCCAGGCCTTGGCCAGCGATCGCCAGATCAATGCCACCCATACCCTGGCGGTAGGCTGCTATTGTCCCTGGCCGACCAATACCCACTAG